The proteins below are encoded in one region of Brachionichthys hirsutus isolate HB-005 chromosome 12, CSIRO-AGI_Bhir_v1, whole genome shotgun sequence:
- the cxcr4b gene encoding C-X-C chemokine receptor type 4b: MGYQKKVKTMTDKYRLHLSVADLLLVLTLPFWAVDAASSWYFGGFLCVSVHVIYTINLYSSVLILAFISLDRYLAVVRATNSQATRKLLASKVIYLGVWLPAAVLTIPDLVFARQQSTSSSNFLFLDESMDSDDSKAICQRIFPQESSVIWTVAFNFQHILVGFILPGLVILICYCVIIVKLSKGVKGQALKKKALKTTVILILCFFTCWLPYCIGIFLDNLMRLNVISSSCELQQAVDKWICITEALAYFHCCLNPILYAFLGVKFKESARSALAVTSRSSQKATLMTKKRGPISSISTECDSSSVLSS; the protein is encoded by the coding sequence ATGGGCTACCAGAAAAAGGTCAAAACGATGACGGACAAGTACCGGCTCCACCTCTCCGTGGCTGACCTCCTGCTTGTCCTCACACTGCCCTTCTGGGCTGTGGATGCGGCGAGCAGTTGGTACTTTGGAGGTTTCCTCTGCGTGTCGGTGCACGTGATCTACACAATCAACCTGTACAGCAGCGTCCTGATCCTGGCCTTCATCAGCCTAGACAGGTACTTGGCAGTCGTGCGAGCGACCAACAGCCAAGCCACAAGAAAGCTCCTTGCGAGCAAAGTGATCTATTTGGGTGTGTGGCTGCCTGCAGCTGTGCTGACTATCCCGGACCTGGTGTTTGCGAGGCAGCAGAGCACATCGTCTTCAAACTTCCTTTTCCTTGATGAAAGCATGGACAGCGATGACTCCAAGGCCATCTGCCAGCGCATCTTTCCACAGGAAAGCAGTGTCATATGGACAGTCGCTTTCAACTTCCAACACATCCTGGTGGGCTTCATACTGCCTGGTTTGGTCATTCTTATTTGCTATTGCGTCATCATCGTCAAGCTTTCCAAAGGTGTCAAAGGCCAGGCACTGAAGAAAAAAGCTTTGAAGACCACAGTTATCCTCATTCTGTGCTTCTTCACCTGCTGGCTGCCATACTGCATTGGCATCTTTTTGGACAACCTCATGAGACTAAATGTGATCTCCTCCTCTTGTGAGCTGCAGCAAGCGGTGGACAAGTGGATTTGTATCACTGAAGCCCTGGCCTATTTTCACTGCTGTCTCAACCCCATCCTCTATGCTTTCCTGGGAGTTAAATTTAAGGAGTCAGCTCGGAGTGCTCTGGCAGTCACCAGCAGGTCAAGTCAGAAAGCGACTCTCATGACAAAAAAGCGCGGGCCAATTTCATCCATTTCGACGGAATGTGATTCGTCAAGTGTTTTGTCAAGTTAA